The Cloeon dipterum chromosome 3, ieCloDipt1.1, whole genome shotgun sequence genome includes a region encoding these proteins:
- the LOC135939874 gene encoding zinc finger protein 11-like, producing MPTCVIRGCKNRPEMVQQNRQNNKLQLTFHRFPLMNPEMMKVWMQTIGTKNLKSPECPIHKCSIICSDHFDPKFIKFSGMRTRLVPEAIPTIFRYTTAYVMNRPSGKTSSIKNEPSSSTHAVGRKKIDATLTWKPGSKKIVDVPSAPLFSSKTKCVKILPAPEPEQQMFVFLKSGSNSPPVLEQPQIKAQEITGSSSIISISNSISTISETGPFAIPIEEIGKQNVVCVVGINSGEQPSVKILDPVSVEGSNKFEDLCRVCLGMSPLMTPIFKNGTDLVNKIHKHLSIRVCQDDVLPMKVCSKCIKILDTVEELSALSYENELKLKLALETDKEINQISTVKNLVPSAEVTKKEIEKESEQIFHCLDCGKTSSNFKSFARHCYAVHKRKKCKWCNALLANAEEMEAHRIEAHGSSCEACGAKFKGINALLRHIRQQHPDFKSNTCEICGKSFISKYSLAVHCQIHNTNTPFLCDSCGKSFKSKQKLKKHICNPEDEMEVRSNNKCNICGKTYTFRSSLQRHLIRHTGNRRFQCHKCSKSFYGAVNLKNHMVVHEKSTLFECQMCCARYYHKRNMITHLKDKHSTQWNYKCPYCVNLFASIDECVRHRDEAHGSEHKEQGVVSAQKDDVEFEEFRCKICDRLFENIYALTHHFEEHVMHGPEDLNIKTIGVDGLLECALCGANLTSTWAMRCHIKKSHLGVSQKELLHTCDTCSKQFATKSQLRRHVMMHTGEKPFSCGRCGAEFRNSTAQKIHMRIHTGETPYHCQKCPKQFRSSAILRSHEVFHARPFSCNLCSQKFSCKSALKSHLNLHNKDESEDKLVVYKCQFCDFISKSRSTVRKHEVIAHVEIDIEADVNLEQLAGPNVASEVQTDEHTEFVTNVAATYFTM from the exons ATGCCGACGTGTGTGATTCGCGGTTGCAAAAATAGACCAGAAATGGTCCAGCAAAACAGGCAGAACAACAAACTTCAGTTGACTTTCCACAG GTTCCCTCTGATGAACCCAGAAATGATGAAAGTGTGGATGCAAACAATAGGcaccaagaatttaaaaagccCAGAGTGTCCAATTCACAAATGCTCCATAATCTGCTCCGATCATTTCGATccaaaattcatcaaattttctgGAATGCGCACGCGACTGGTACCTGAAGCCATTCCTACAATTTTTAGATACACCACTGCATAT GTTATGAACAGACCATCTGGGAAAACTagctcaattaaaaatgaacctTCTTCCTCc ACACATGCTGttggaagaaagaaaatcgatgcCACGCTAACCTGGAAGCCTGGATCAAAAAAGATAGTTGATGTTCCATCTGCACCT TTATtcagcagcaaaacaaaatgtgTTAAGATTCTCCCTGCTCCTGAACCAGAACAGcaaatgtttgttttcttgAAAAGTGGCTCCAACTCTCCTCCAGTTCTTGAG CAACCACAAATAAAGGCGCAAGAAATAACTGGCAGTAGTTCCATCATTTCAATATCGAATTCAATCTCCACCATTAGTGAGACTGGGCCAT TCGCGATTCCCATTGAAGAGATAGGAAAGCAAAATGTTGTGTGCGTCGTCGGCATCAATTCTGGAGAACAGCCGAGTGTCAAAATTTTAGACCCAGTTAGTGTGGAGGGCTCAAACAAGTTTGAAGATCTCTGCCGAGTGTGCCTTGGAATGTCACCTTTGATGAcgcctatttttaaaaacggaaCTGATCTGGTTAACAAGATTCACAAACATCTGTCAATCAGG GTTTGCCAGGATGATGTACTGCCAATGAAAGTGTGCTCCAAGTGCATAAAAATCCTTGACACGGTAGAAGAGCTTTCAGCGTTGAGCTATGAAAATGAACTGAAGTTAAAACTGGCTCTAGAAACAGACAAAGAAATTAATCAGATCAGCACAGTGAAAAATTTAGTTCCTTCGGCAGAA GTCACTAAAAAAGAGATTGAGAAGGAAAGTGAGCAGATCTTCCATTGTCTAGACTGTGGCAAAACCAGCTCCAATTTTAAGTCGTTTGCTCGCCATTGCTATGCTGTGCACAAGAGGAAAAAGTGCAAGTGGTGCAATGCCTTACTCGCAAATGCGGAAGAAATGGAAGCGCATAGAATTGAAGCGCACGGCTCGAGTTGTGAGGCTTGTGGTGCCAAGTTCAAAGGAATCAACGCGTTGCTCAGGCATATTCGCCAGCAGCACCCAGATTTCAAG TCAAACACATGTGAGATCTGCGGTAAAAGCTTTATCAGCAAGTATAGCCTGGCGGTGCACTGCCAAATCCACAATACCAACACGCCGTTCCTCTGCGATTCGTGCGGCAAGAGTTTCAAGAGCAAGCAGAAACTGAAAAAGCATATTTGCAATCCAGAGGACGAGATGGAGGTTCGCAGCAACAACAAGTGCAACATATGCGGCAAAACCTACACGTTCCGCTCGTCCCTGCAGAGGCACCTCATCCGACACACTGGCAACAGGAGGTTCCAGTGTCACAAATGCTCCAAAAGCTTTTACGGTGCGGTCAATCTCAAGAATCACATGGTTGTGCATGAGAAATCAACTCTTTTCGAGTGTCAAATGTGCTGTGCAAG GTACTACCACAAGAGGAATATGATCACTCACTTGAAGGACAAACACTCAACACAGTGGAACTACAAATGTCCGTACTGTGTCAACCTGTTTGCCTCAATTGATGAGTGTGTGCGGCACAGAGACGAGGCTCACGGAAGCGAGCATAAGGAACAAGGCGTGGTATCAGCCCAAAAAGACGATGttgaatttgaggaatttaG ATGCAAAATATGTGACAGACTGTTTGAAAACATCTACGCCCTGACGCACCACTTCGAGGAGCACGTCATGCACGGGCCAGAAGACCTGAACATCAAAACCATTGGGGTGGACGGGTTGCTGGAGTGCGCGTTGTGCGGCGCCAACCTGACCTCTACCTGGGCGATGCGGTGCCACATCAAGAAAAGCCACTTGGGAGTCAGCCAGAAGGAACTGCTGCACACGTGCGACACGTGCTCGAAGCAGTTCGCGACCAAGAGCCAGCTGCGGCGCCACGTGATGATGCACACCGGCGaaaaacccttcagctgcGGCAGATGTGGCGCTGAGTTTAGGAACAGCACTGCACAGAAGATCCACATGCGAATCCACACCGGGGAGACTCCCTATCACTGCCAGAAGTGTCCCAAGCAATTCCGCAGTAGCGCCATCCTCAGGAGCCACGAGGTCTTCCATGCCAGGCCTTTTAGCTGCAACCTGTGTTCGCAGAA ATTCTCATGCAAGTCGGCGCTGAAGTCTCACTTGAATTTGCACAATAAGGACGAAAGTGAAGATAAGCTGGTGGTGTACAAATGCCAGTTCTGCGATTTCATCAGCAAAAGCAGGTCCACAGTGAGGAAGCATGAAGTCATTGCCCACGTGGAAATTGACATTGAGGCTGACGTGAATTTGGAACAACTAGCAGGTCCGAATGTGGCGTCTGAAGTGCAGACGGATGAACATACTGAATTTGTGACAAATGTTGCAGCGACCTATTTTACTAtgtaa
- the LOC135939523 gene encoding uncharacterized protein LOC135939523 — protein MAEQEAQHALAVSRMHQFVKSAERIRQIALKFGLPKSAASEIHTLLDLPDDILLKVLKDLMTTECIKLTREEAEMNVLMDPALRLYLSLGIKVVDLTAYLSFCPIRLKYQYLKQAVLRIVKISPNIEELLSLSKIPNYNRIYDTVVDEELLEALGKLTKLRVLQIDEWCCFEIKDLFKLCDKLPNLQYLRITLPDSYDDFVYDEYEILDDLKRSLSKLREFVFFAKYNGSLRYACMKHLPNLRVIEEFAELFCFSDDDESTEPNSIRPGTSDLRHLFENLNYEISLVKDMHLIYPNINHLELFWYTDDEWENYASRLEEQVWPYLLHFPQLESLNLADFPVHIARCFLESYGLNLRALSITKDFDNTSDAFLSFDEIFTACPKLEKLTFGRDIKDPKLISFYANLTELELQLTPYCEERNEMLNILRVPNLEKVTLSCNGASVRDLERLTSLVAEKQILQKIHTLVVQLEYNTFGLLNDIDHFRKNVEFLKCAVSSLTTLTCVKFYLNVRRSEYSTMARSLRENKITNEEIPDVAAFFQDIHILDSNSNPASWFVDEELILILDSFKTNEIFGGKIKLLYNL, from the exons ATGGCAGAGCAGGAGGCACAACACGCCCTAGCCGTAAGCAGGATGCACCAGTTCGTAAAAAGCGCTGAGCGAATAAGACAAATTGccctcaaatttggtttgccAAAAAGTGCCGCTTCCGAAATTCATACCCTGTTGGATCTGC ctgaCGACATCTTACTTAAAGTTTTGAAAGATCTGATGACGACCGAGTGCATCAAGTTGACCAGGGAGGAAGCAGAAATGAATGTGCTGATGGACCCAGCATTGCGCCTTTATCTTTCGCTTGGAATAAAGGTCGTAGATCTAACTGCGTACTTGTCCTTTTGTCCCATCAGATTGAAGTATCAATACTTAAAACAG gCCGTTCTTCGGattgtgaaaatttctccCAACATTGAAGAGCTATTGTCGCTAagcaaaattccaaattataaCAGAATTTACGATACCGTCGTTGATGAGGAGTTGTTGGAGGCGCTTGGCAAATTGACTAAACTGAGAGTGCTCCAAATAGACGAATGGTGCTGCTTCGAAATCAAAGACTTGTTTAAACTCTGCGACAAACTTCCCAATCTGCAATATCTAAGAATCACTTTACCTGACAGTTACGATGATTTCGTTTATGATGAATATGAAATTCTTGACGATCTGAAGAGGAGCCTGTCGAAACTGagagagtttgtttttttcgCTAAATACAACGGTTCTTTAAGATACGCGTGCATGAAGCATCTGCCTAATTTGAGAGTTATTGAAGAATTCGCGGAACTCTTCTGTTTTTCTGATGACGACGAGTCTACAGAGCCAAATTCCATCCGTCCAGGAACTTCTGATCTGcgacatttatttgaaaatttaaattatgaaatatctCTGGTCAAGGATATGCATTTGATTTATCCTAATATCAATCACCTCGAG TTATTTTGGTACACAGATGATGAATGGGAGAACTACGCTTCTCGACTGGAAGAACAAGTTTGGCCCTATCTGCTGCATTTCCCCCAACTTGAGAGCCTCAATTTGGCCGATTTCCCAGTTCATATTGCGCGCTGCTTCCTGGAATCGTATGGACTGAATCTGCGTGCATTGAGCATCACGAAAGATTTTGATAACACTAGCGACGCTTTTTTATCGTTTGACGAAATTTTCACCGCATGCCCCAAATTAGAAAAGCTTACATTTGGCAGGGATATCAAAGACCCAAAGCTCATTAGCTTTTACGCTAATCTTACCGAACTTGAGCTGCAGTTAACGCC GTACTGTGAAGAACGGAACGAAATGCTGAATATCCTGCGAGTGCCCAATTTGGAAAAGGTCACATTGAGCTGTAATGGAGCGAGTGTTAGAGACCTGGAAAGGTTAACCTCCCTCGTTGCTGAGAAACAAATCCTTCAGAAGATTCACACACTTGTTGTTCAGCTTGAATACAACACTTTTGGTCTGCTCAACGACATTGAccatttcagaaaaaatgtcGAGTTTCTTAAGTGCGCGGTCTCTTCCCTCACAACATTGACATGTgtcaagttttatttaaatgttcgACGCAGCGAATATTCGACGATGGCCAGGAGTCtcagagaaaacaaaataaccaATGAAGAAATTCCAGACGTGGCAGCCTTTTTTCAAGACATTCACATCTTGGACAGTAACTCGAACCCAGCCAGTTGGTTTGTTGACGAAGAACTCATTCTAATCCTTGACAGTTTCAAAACTAATGAGatttttggaggaaaaattaagcTGTTATACAACTTATGA
- the LOC135939875 gene encoding uncharacterized protein LOC135939875 — protein sequence MSFEEVILVDAPVVLDQFSVDDENIINGNSDAIDPIQISVSSEKQTQEFNCSSEPMVLDVDLNSIMQNGSSGKQKTKEGNKIKKNSPKKNCSKFPRKLKNNMIQLMQEKLRRTLEERKEKNKPEEKKIVEQTPAPSAKDYLLCKDCNTHFSTSVAKSKHRCNSGKKYGVCRKCSNPYLGPDTMDICFKCWRDEKYRKIALSRNCPTIFESNSSTDSAEETAELRGKIPEETYKKRPPKPAVSKLREEDELACCVDNTSKESLPAKEKIKELNLENSPAIETTSEFRFTCSFCPENFGSRNMLSRHSGLEHLEFHFCDFCLLNLKSDLQLEVHKLECERKKLTKQQCQSKQTLFDFNSLSCRLCNLEFQTELNLVDHAFANHGNFRGGVCCGKHFAMDELVKHKQLIHGAVSEVHSVIEIKLKERCKVLDAALKKLKSGNFQCSLCSYSAASLTALSEHRQNIHKDKA from the coding sequence ATGTCTTTTGAGGAGGTGATCCTCGTGGATGCACCCGTAGTATTGGACCAGTTTTCCGTAgatgatgaaaatataataaatggaAACTCAGACGCGATCGACCCAATACAGATTTCTGTATCATCAGAGAAGCAGACGCAGGAGTTCAATTGCTCATCTGAACCAATGGTCCTCGACGTGGACTTGAACAGCATCATGCAGAACGGATCAAGTGGAAAACAGAAGACCAAGGAGGgcaacaaaattaagaaaaattcacCCAAGAAGAATTGTAGCAAATTTcctaggaaattaaaaaataatatgatccAGCTGATGCAGGAAAAACTGCGTAGAACGCTAGAAgaaaggaaagagaaaaacaagccagaggaaaagaaaatagtGGAACAAACGCCAGCCCCTTCTGCAAAAGATTATCTTCTCTGCAAAGACTGCAATACCCACTTCAGCACTTCCGTTGCAAAGAGTAAGCATCGTTgcaattcaggaaaaaaatatggtGTTTGTCGCAAATGCTCAAACCCCTATTTGGGTCCAGACACGATGGACATTTGCTTTAAATGTTGGAGGGACGAAAAGTATAGAAAAATCGCTCTATCAAGAAATTGCCCAACTATCTTCGAGTCAAACAGCAGCACTGACAGTGCAGAAGAAACTGCAGAACTGAGAGGTAAAATACCGGAAGAAACGTACAAAAAGAGACCTCCTAAGCCCGCTGTGTCGAAATTGAGGGAAGAGGATGAACTTGCGTGTTGTGTTGACAATACTTCCAAGGAGAGTCTACCTGCGAAAGAGAAGATCAAGGAACTTAACCTTGAAAATTCCCCAGCAATCGAAACTACTTCAGAATTTAGATTTACTTGTTCATTCTGCCCAGAAAATTTTGGTTCCCGTAACATGCTCTCGCGGCACAGTGGCCTAGAGCACCTTGAATTCCACTTTTgcgatttttgtttgctcaacTTGAAGAGTGACCTGCAGTTAGAAGTCCACAAGCTCGAgtgcgagagaaaaaaactgaCCAAGCAGCAGTGCCAATCCAAACAgactttatttgattttaattccttgTCGTGTAGACTGTGCAATTTAGAGTTTCAAACTGAATTGAATCTGGTAGACCATGCATTCGCCAATCACGGAAATTTCAGGGGAGGAGTGTGCTGCGGAAAGCATTTTGCCATGGATGAACTAGTGAAGCACAAACAGTTGATTCACGGTGCGGTGTCGGAGGTGCATTCCGTGatagaaataaaacttaaagAGAGGTGTAAGGTCTTGGACGCGGCCCTGAAGAAGTTGAAATCTGGTAACTTCCAATGCTCGTTGTGCTCCTACAGCGCGGCCTCCCTGACAGCCCTATCCGAGCACCGGCAAAATATTCACAAAGATAAAGCTTGA
- the LOC135940128 gene encoding uncharacterized protein LOC135940128, translating into MAEQEAQHALAVSRMHQFVKSAERIRQIALKFGLPKSAASEIHTLLDLPDDILFKVLKDLMTTECIKLTREEAEMNVLMDPALRLYLSLGIKVVDLTAYLSFCPIRLKYQYLKQAVLRIVKISPNIEELLSLSKIPNCNRIYDTVVDEELLEALGKLTKLRVLQIDEWCCFEIKDLFKLCDKLPNLQYLRITLPDSYDDFVYDEYEILDDLKRSLSKLREFVFFAKYNGSLRYACMKHLPNLRVIKEFAELFCFSDDDESTEPNTIRPGTSDLRHLFENLNYEISVFKDMHLFYPNINHLEVYTIYFIYFASYFKSYNQKFYS; encoded by the exons ATGGCAGAGCAGGAGGCACAACACGCCCTAGCCGTAAGCAGGATGCACCAGTTCGTAAAAAGCGCTGAGCGAATAAGACAAATTGccctcaaatttggtttgccAAAAAGTGCCGCTTCCGAAATTCATACCCTGTTGGATCTGC ctgacGACATCttatttaaagttttgaaagATCTGATGACGACCGAGTGCATCAAGCTGACCAGGGAGGAAGCAGAAATGAATGTGCTGATGGACCCAGCATTGCGCCTTTATCTTTCGCTTGGAATAAAGGTCGTAGATCTAACTGCGTACTTGTCCTTTTGTCCCATCAGATTGAAGTATCAATACTTAAAACAG gCCGTTCTTCGGattgtgaaaatttctccCAACATTGAAGAGCTATTGTCGCTAAGCAAAATTCCAAATTGTAACAGAATTTACGATACCGTCGTTGATGAGGAGCTGTTGGAGGCGCTTGGCAAATTGACTAAACTGAGAGTGCTCCAAATAGACGAATGGTGCTGCTTCGAAATCAAAGACTTGTTTAAACTTTGCGACAAACTTCCCAATCTGCAATATCTAAGAATCACTTTACCTGACAGTTACGATGATTTCGTTTATGATGAATATGAAATTCTTGACGATCTGAAGAGGAGCCTATCGAAACTGagagagtttgtttttttcgCTAAATACAACGGTTCTTTAAGATACGCGTGCATGAAGCATCTGCCTAATTTGAGAGTTATTAAAGAATTCGCGGAACTCTTCTGTTTTTCTGATGACGACGAGTCTACAGAGCCAAATACCATCCGTCCAGGAACTTCTGATCTGcgacatttatttgaaaatttaaattatgaaatatctGTGTTCAAGGATATGCATTTGTTTTATCCTAATATCAATCACCTCGAGGTATatacgatttattttatatattttgcatcCTACTTCAAGAGCTATAACCAAAAGTTTTATAGTTGA
- the LOC135940684 gene encoding zinc finger protein 423-like: MSFEEELLMNAPVDGKNTINGKSGAIDPIPNSAAPVVTQDCSQPMVLDSIMRNGSSGEKETKEGNELKKSPDFKCSKCPRKFKTNMMRVMHEKLHKMQYQRIEKNKKPKKKVENTPAPAAKASLLFKDSNACFGTPVAKSKHLNTSGKKPAEELLCRKCSKPYLSSNILELCYDCWKEDTYAKIAQSRSPPSIPESNSSTDKADKCAILKSKKPVKSYEKRPRKPEVSKLRKEDELPSLIDNTPKESLPAKVRTEEPSLENSPAIETTSELRFSCSFCPRKFVFPNMLSQHSRQEHQQFHFCDFCLLNLKSDQQLEVHKLECERTKLTKQQRQCKQTLFDFSSLSCRLCNLEFETELKLVDHALANHGNLRGGECCGKYYASEELVMHKKLIHGAVSEVQSAIEMELSEKCEVLNAAVKKLQYGEIPCSFCSYSAYTWSALSDHRKKIHKV, translated from the coding sequence ATGTCTTTTGAGGAGGAGCTCCTCATGAATGCACCCGTAGATGGTAAAAATACAATCAATGGAAAGTCAGGCGCGATCGATCCTATACCAAATTCTGCAGCACCAGTGGTGACGCAGGATTGTTCTCAACCGATGGTCCTCGACAGCATCATGCGGAACGGATCAAGTGGAGAAAAGGAGACCAAGGAGGGCAATGAACTTAAGAAGAGTCCAGACTTCAAGTGTAGCAAATGTCCAAGGAAATTCAAAACTAATATGATGCGGGTGATGCATGAAAAACTACATAAAATGCAATATCAAAGGATAGAGAAAAACAAGAAGCCAAAGAAAAAGGTGGAAAACACGCCTGCACCTGCTGCTAAGGCGTCTCTTCTCTTCAAAGACTCCAATGCCTGCTTCGGCACTCCCGTTGCAAAGAGTAAGCATCTGAACACTTCGGGGAAAAAACCAGCTGAAGAGTTATTATGTCGCAAATGCTCCAAACCCTATCTCAGTTCAAACATACTGGAACTTTGTTACGATTGTTGGAAGGAGGACACTTATGCAAAAATCGCTCAATCCAGAAGTCCTCCATCTATCCCCGAATCAAACAGCAGCACTGACAAAGCGGACAAATGTGCAATACTGAAATCAAAAAAACCGGTAAAATCCTACGAAAAGAGACCTCGCAAGCCCGAAGTGTCGAAATTGAGGAAGGAGGATGAACTTCCGTCTCTCATTGACAATACTCCCAAGGAGAGTCTTCCTGCGAAAGTGAGAACTGAGGAGCCTAGCCTTGAAAATTCCCCAGCAATCGAAACTACTTCTGAGTTGAGATTTTCTTGTTCGTTTTGCCCTAGAAAATTCGTTTTCCCGAACATGCTGTCACAGCACAGTCGCCAAGAGCACCAACAATTccatttttgcgatttttgtttgctcaacTTGAAGAGTGACCAGCAGTTGGAAGTTCACAAGCTCGAGTGCGAGAGAACAAAACTGACTAAGCAGCAGAGACAGTGCAAACAgactttatttgattttagttCCTTGTCGTGTAGACTGTGCAATTTAGAATTTGAAACCGAATTGAAGCTGGTAGACCATGCACTCGCCAATCACGGAAATCTCAGGGGAGGTGAGTGCTGCGGAAAGTATTATGCCTCGGAAGAACTAGTGATGCACAAGAAGTTGATTCACGGTGCGGTGTCTGAGGTGCAATCCGCAATAGAAATGGAGTTAAGCGAAAAGTGCGAGGTTTTGAACGCGGCCGTGAAGAAGTTGCAATATGGTGAGATCCCATGCTCATTTTGCTCCTACAGCGCGTACACCTGGTCAGCCCTATCCGACCAccggaaaaaaattcacaaagttTAA